The Bosea beijingensis genome contains the following window.
CTGCGCGGCGCGATGAAACCGCCATAGATCAGCACGGCGATCGCCAGCAGGAAGCCGACCACCGCCAGGGCGAAGACATGGCGGCTCCAGTGCTCGACATCGAAGGGATTGCGCCGCTTGATGACGAGATAGCCTGCGAAGATACAGAAAGGCAGGACGAAGAGCAGAACCTCTTCGATGATCGCGCGCAGCATCGGCTTCGTCGTTCCCAGGCGCGGTGTCCGCGCAATAGCAGTTCTACCCGGCCAGCCGCTCGTAGAGATTGCGGATCATGCCGGCGGTCGCCCCCCAGATATAGCGACCCTCGAACGGCATCGCATAGTAGGTGCGGAAATGCCCTTTCCACTCGATGCCCTCGCGCTTGTGATTCGCGGGGTCGAG
Protein-coding sequences here:
- a CDS encoding DUF6111 family protein encodes the protein MLRAIIEEVLLFVLPFCIFAGYLVIKRRNPFDVEHWSRHVFALAVVGFLLAIAVLIYGGFIAPRSKGVYEPPHMENGVLVPGRFK